The following proteins are encoded in a genomic region of Streptococcus cristatus AS 1.3089:
- the ftsA gene encoding cell division protein FtsA produces MARDGFFTGLDIGSSTIKVLVAEHINGEMNVIGVSNAKSAGVKDGIIVDIEAAAAAIKSAISQAEEKAGISIGLVNVGLPANLLQIEPTQGMIPVISDSKEITDEDVESVVRSALTKSMTPDREVITFIPEEFVVDGFQGIRDPRGMMGIRLEMRGLLYTGPRTILHNLRKTVERAGVKLENIIISPLAMTKSILNEGEREFGATVIDMGGGQTTVASVKNQELQFTNIYQEGGDYITKDISKVLKTSQKLAESLKFNYGVAYVPFAGTETFPVEVIGEVNPVEITESYLAEIISARVRHIFEQIKQDLDRRHVLDLPGGIVIVGGGAILPGIVELAQEVFGVHTKLYVPNQIGIRNPAFAHVISLSEYAGNLTEVDRIAQAAVRGDEQLRHQATSFERPNQRAPRFDTHPIEPVQSVQPVQEVESEVATFRNEVPQEEPKASFTDKMRNLIGNMFE; encoded by the coding sequence ATGGCTAGAGATGGCTTTTTTACTGGATTAGATATAGGAAGTAGCACAATCAAAGTGTTGGTGGCAGAGCACATCAACGGTGAAATGAATGTTATCGGAGTCAGCAATGCAAAGAGTGCTGGCGTTAAAGATGGGATTATTGTTGATATTGAAGCAGCAGCAGCGGCTATTAAGTCAGCAATTTCTCAAGCAGAAGAAAAAGCGGGGATTTCGATTGGCTTAGTGAATGTTGGCCTACCTGCAAATCTACTGCAAATTGAGCCGACTCAAGGTATGATTCCTGTGATTAGTGACTCTAAAGAAATTACCGATGAAGATGTTGAGAGTGTCGTAAGATCTGCCTTGACCAAGAGCATGACTCCTGACCGTGAAGTGATTACCTTCATTCCAGAAGAGTTTGTTGTTGATGGCTTCCAAGGTATCCGTGACCCTCGTGGCATGATGGGAATTCGCTTAGAAATGCGTGGCCTGCTCTACACTGGTCCTCGTACAATCTTGCACAATCTCCGTAAAACAGTGGAGCGTGCAGGAGTCAAATTGGAAAATATTATCATTTCTCCATTAGCGATGACAAAATCCATCTTGAACGAAGGTGAGCGGGAGTTTGGTGCGACAGTCATTGATATGGGTGGCGGACAAACTACAGTTGCTTCTGTAAAAAATCAAGAATTACAATTTACCAATATCTACCAAGAAGGTGGCGATTATATTACCAAAGACATTTCAAAAGTCTTGAAAACCTCTCAAAAATTGGCAGAAAGCTTGAAATTTAACTACGGGGTAGCTTACGTACCGTTTGCAGGCACTGAAACTTTCCCAGTTGAAGTTATTGGCGAAGTCAATCCAGTTGAGATAACAGAAAGCTATCTGGCTGAAATCATCTCAGCTCGTGTTAGACATATTTTTGAGCAAATCAAGCAAGATTTGGATAGAAGACATGTCTTAGACCTTCCTGGTGGCATTGTTATCGTTGGTGGTGGAGCAATCTTACCTGGTATCGTGGAATTAGCCCAAGAAGTATTTGGTGTTCATACCAAATTGTATGTGCCAAATCAAATCGGTATTCGCAATCCAGCTTTTGCTCATGTGATTAGTCTTTCAGAGTATGCTGGCAATTTGACAGAAGTGGATCGTATCGCCCAGGCTGCTGTCCGTGGAGACGAGCAGTTACGTCATCAAGCAACCAGCTTTGAACGTCCAAATCAGAGAGCACCTCGTTTCGATACCCATCCGATTGAACCAGTTCAATCGGTTCAACCAGTTCAAGAAGTAGAATCAGAAGTTGCAACGTTTAGAAACGAAGTGCCACAAGAAGAGCCAAAAGCTAGTTTTACAGATAAGATGCGCAATTTAATTGGTAATATGTTTGAGTAA
- a CDS encoding cell division protein FtsQ/DivIB, with protein MKKSKEDKQKDAQLSLSEWQVRNKEYLEKKAQEKAKKQAELEQKQAELEKKKEEMKAELENQEPSNEENTVSEETDTDSPTSEEETEVQDSETEGEEQEEVQEQEEPEEEEVEQLKPPKVPIEKIHWYRALPVLVTSSLIFLASLYFLTPLATMKTIEFTGNKVVSQEELKSSSKIDQRDYTVTVYKNRHHYEQNLKASSPWIENVEMTYQFPLTFKIDVQEYSVLGYVQKDSKYYPILTSGEYVKNEVAADALPEERMDVTFSDAGLIKKFVQQLKNVPDSIKKSMRRVDLTPSKVTEDLVTITMSDEHQILVPISHIAKKLPYYAGIHPQLELPSVVDMEAGIFSYVQGAESTVIHESSNDGQDTETSAQHSEQSTEDSAQSRAEKPEISENN; from the coding sequence ATGAAAAAAAGCAAGGAAGATAAGCAAAAAGATGCTCAACTTTCTCTCTCTGAATGGCAAGTCAGAAATAAAGAGTATCTTGAGAAAAAAGCTCAAGAAAAGGCGAAGAAGCAAGCAGAGTTAGAGCAGAAACAAGCCGAGCTAGAGAAGAAAAAAGAAGAAATGAAGGCAGAGCTTGAAAATCAAGAGCCTTCCAACGAAGAAAATACAGTCTCCGAAGAAACTGACACAGACTCTCCTACAAGTGAAGAAGAAACTGAAGTGCAAGATTCTGAAACTGAAGGTGAGGAGCAAGAGGAAGTCCAAGAACAAGAAGAACCAGAGGAGGAAGAAGTAGAGCAGCTTAAGCCTCCGAAGGTTCCAATTGAGAAAATCCATTGGTATCGGGCTTTGCCAGTTTTAGTGACAAGTTCTCTAATCTTTTTAGCTTCTCTTTATTTCCTCACGCCACTTGCAACGATGAAGACCATCGAATTTACTGGGAATAAGGTTGTGAGTCAGGAGGAACTAAAAAGCAGTAGTAAAATCGATCAGCGCGATTACACTGTTACTGTTTACAAAAATCGCCATCATTATGAGCAAAATCTGAAAGCTTCTAGCCCCTGGATTGAAAATGTAGAAATGACCTATCAATTCCCACTGACTTTCAAAATCGATGTTCAGGAATATAGTGTTTTAGGTTATGTACAGAAAGATTCTAAGTATTATCCTATTTTAACCAGTGGAGAATACGTGAAAAACGAAGTTGCGGCTGATGCTTTGCCGGAAGAGCGGATGGATGTGACCTTCTCAGATGCGGGTTTGATCAAGAAATTCGTTCAACAACTGAAGAATGTTCCTGATTCGATCAAAAAAAGTATGAGAAGAGTTGATTTAACTCCTAGCAAGGTGACAGAGGATTTAGTGACCATCACCATGTCTGATGAGCATCAAATTTTGGTTCCAATTTCTCATATTGCTAAGAAACTTCCCTATTATGCGGGAATTCATCCTCAGTTGGAATTACCAAGTGTGGTCGATATGGAGGCTGGTATTTTCAGCTATGTACAGGGCGCAGAAAGTACAGTTATTCATGAATCTAGCAACGATGGGCAAGATACAGAAACTTCAGCTCAACATTCAGAACAATCTACTGAAGATTCTGCCCAGTCTCGAGCAGAAAAACCAGAGATTTCTGAAAATAACTAA
- a CDS encoding UDP-N-acetylglucosamine--N-acetylmuramyl-(pentapeptide) pyrophosphoryl-undecaprenol N-acetylglucosamine transferase, with product MKKIVFTGGGTVGHVTLNLLLMPKFIEEGWEVHYIGDCHGIEYKEIQKSGLPVVFHSIATGKLRRYFSWQNLWDIFKVAGGILQSLGIMLRVRPKALFSKGGFVSVPPVIAAKVTGVPVFIHESDLSLGLANKIGYKCATKMFTTFEQAEGLSKAEHVGAVTKIDALPQTEPAEIEKIKAHFTEGKPTLLFVGGSGGAKVFNDFITKNKDRLIEKYNIINLTGDASLDELSHRIYRVSYVTDLYQPLMAMADVVVTRGGSNTIFELLAMKKLQVIVPLGLGASRGDQIENANYFLEKGYALKINEENLNRVNLQVAVDDLLREKAAYYQRMEEAPELTSVDEFYEILKQDINKGKI from the coding sequence ATGAAAAAAATAGTATTTACAGGTGGAGGGACAGTTGGTCATGTGACCCTCAATCTTTTGCTGATGCCTAAATTTATCGAAGAGGGCTGGGAAGTCCATTATATCGGTGACTGCCATGGGATTGAGTACAAGGAAATTCAGAAATCAGGTTTACCTGTTGTCTTCCATTCGATTGCAACTGGCAAGCTCCGTCGCTATTTTTCTTGGCAGAATCTCTGGGATATTTTTAAAGTGGCAGGTGGGATTCTCCAGTCGCTGGGTATCATGTTGAGAGTCCGTCCTAAAGCCCTATTTTCAAAAGGAGGCTTTGTGTCTGTTCCGCCAGTGATTGCGGCGAAGGTGACCGGCGTTCCAGTCTTTATCCATGAGTCTGATTTGTCGCTTGGTTTGGCCAATAAAATCGGTTACAAATGCGCGACAAAGATGTTCACGACTTTTGAGCAAGCTGAAGGCCTGAGCAAGGCTGAACATGTTGGAGCGGTGACCAAGATAGATGCCCTCCCTCAAACAGAACCGGCTGAGATTGAGAAAATCAAGGCTCATTTCACAGAAGGAAAGCCTACCTTGCTCTTTGTCGGTGGCTCAGGAGGCGCTAAAGTTTTCAATGATTTTATTACAAAAAATAAGGATCGCTTGATTGAAAAATATAATATTATCAATCTGACAGGCGATGCTAGTTTGGATGAGCTTTCTCACCGTATCTACCGGGTGTCCTATGTGACAGATCTGTATCAGCCACTGATGGCTATGGCAGATGTCGTCGTGACACGAGGTGGTTCCAATACTATCTTTGAATTACTGGCTATGAAGAAGTTGCAAGTGATTGTACCTTTAGGGCTGGGGGCAAGTCGAGGGGATCAGATTGAAAATGCCAACTACTTCTTGGAAAAGGGCTATGCGCTTAAAATCAATGAAGAAAACTTGAATCGGGTCAATCTTCAAGTAGCAGTGGACGATTTACTGAGGGAAAAGGCTGCCTACTATCAACGAATGGAAGAAGCGCCTGAACTAACATCAGTAGATGAATTTTATGAAATTTTAAAGCAAGATATTAACAAAGGGAAAATATGA